Genomic segment of Vibrio celticus:
ACGTTTGGTGGAACAACTTACCCGGAGGGTTAGAGTCACGGCTTACGTTGCTTTCAAGCGTTGGGTATACCGTCGCGTACGCAGTTAACATATCAACGATGTAGTCACGGTATTTTGTTTCCTCAGTGATAAGGAACAAACGGCCGGCTAGATCCATGTGGATGTAGTTTTGCTTGTGACGGTTATGTTCGTAACCGCCGCCTTCACCGTGACCTGGAACTTCAATGCCAACTTCAACCATGTAAGCGTCAGTTTGTTTAATATCGCGAGTCAGTGCGTTACCTAAAAGGCTATCCTTGCCAAGTTCTTTACGAAGCTCTGCTGCTTCATCAAAGTTAAGTAAAAGTGGTTGATAGCTCATTATTATTTCCCCTGCTCTGCTGTGCTTGCTAATTCTGGGTTTAAAATTGTTTCTACTGAGTAGAAGCCTGTCCAGCTGTATACTTTACCGTTCAGTTCTACTTTGTGTTCAGTGCTGTCAGTCGCGCCAAGTTGGTTGCTGATCATCACTGTCACGTTTGATTTCTCTGTCGTAATTTCTACTACTGAACCGATATTGGTGTGAGCCACTACTTTGATGTCTTTCACAACACCACGTGCGCTTACAGATTGCTCGAATTCTTCGTTGAAGTAACCATGCGTTTCAACAACAGAAGCAAACAGTGTTGTTTCGCCTTTGCTGCGTAAAATGAATGCAGGCTCTGAACGTAGGTTGAAGCTTGGGTCGTTAGCGCCAGTGCGAGTAAAGATAACTTCAGCCTTGTCGTTAGACGTTGCACCTAGCCAAGTGTAGTAAGTGTTGTTTTGTAGCCAGCTTACAAGTGCTGTGCCCTTCACTTCACCGCTTGCCACGTTCCATAGATGTTGGTAACCGAAATCGTCACCTAGAGTGTTTAGCTCTTTGTTTGCTTGGTATTCAAAGTTAGTGCGAACAATCTGACCTTGATATTGGTGTGAGTAGTCGTATTGATGCTCGCCTTCGCCGCCTTTTTCAGAATCTAAGCGGTATAGGTCTAACAATAACGAAGATTCTAATTCTTCAAGATTTAGCATGAACACGCTGCGTTGCATGTCAAAGCCTTGGTAATGATCGTTAGCAAATGCACTCATACCGTTGATTTGATCGTCTTCTACTTTAAAGAAGTGAGGTAAACCATGTACTGAGTCTGCACGTTCAACGTCAAAGTTGTTCTGACATTTTTCATCAATCGTAACTGCATTGTGAGCAATCGTTTGACGAGCGTAAGATTTGTTTTCGTCTAGGTAACGGCCGCCGAATTTTGGCTCAACGTTCACCCAACGACAGAAGCCGTATTCACGTAGCACTTCTTGACCACGGTTGAAGAAAGAAATACCCAATGTATCGAAGTTGCCGTGACCCATACCGTGTTGGCCGTAGTTCATCACAAGTTGAGAAACGTCGCCTTTCTTATCCTGCATACGGATAAAGCCTTGCGCGCCGTTGTGACCTTGAGGGCCTTCGTTCAATTCAACACTTGGCCAGAAAGGCATGCCGATTTCTTTCTCTGCAGAAGCGGCTTCGTATGCTTTAGATAGCTCAAGACCACATGGATGCATCCATACTGCGTCTTGAATCTTCGCCATACCAAGAATGTTCTGGTCTACACCGTTTTCAGAAGAGTAATGCTTACTGTAAACACTTACCGCAACCTGAACACCCATGTCTGTGATACCCATTGTACGAGAAGCATCATTCAGAGCCGGGAACTCACCGTTCGGGTAAGCCGTCGCAAGCATCGCTTGTACTGTGTTGCCAATCACGCCACCTTTGTAGTTATAGATATCTACTTCAGGCATGTGGCGGTGAATCACTTCAGCGAACACACACGTTGGGCGAATTGCATAACGGTGGTAGTAAGGGCCTTCCATGTAGTAACCAGAAGGTGCAAATAGCTGAGAAACTTGCGCTAGGAAGCCGCCAGTATCGTTACGGTCGATGCCGTACACTGACATTTCAAGGTACTCGCGTTTGCCCAAAGCAAGACCACAGATACCGACAGCAGCAACGGCCCAAATGCCGTGGTTATGGATACGGTCAAAGTCGTGTGCGTATTTAACCGTGAACATTTCTAGCATTGGTTCAAAAATGCGAGACTCAATGTTATCACGTTGCTCTTGTGTCAGTGTCGAAGCAACACAAGAGTAAGCTAAGCTTGAGAACATTAACCAGCAGTGTTCGTTCAGGATTTGGTGGAACAAACGACCAGTAGGGTTAGTGTTTTTCTGTACGTGGTAATCAAACGTTAGGTATTTGTTTGCGTACTCTTCTAATAATTCTGTAACAAAGTCAGCGTACTTTTGCTCTTTAGTGATCAAGAACATGCGACCAGCTAGATTCATGTACGTGTAATTTTGCTTATGGCGGTTATGTTCGTAACCCCCAGCTTCACCATGACCTGGGACATCAATAGGTAAACGCATGAATGCTTCTAGATCTTTCGCGTTCGCTGCAATGGTTTTGCCCATTAAGCTAGAACGGCCCACTTCAAGATGAAGCTGCTCGATTTCTGCTTCAGTCAACAAT
This window contains:
- a CDS encoding heparinase II/III domain-containing protein, producing MTTKPVLLTEAEIEQLHLEVGRSSLMGKTIAANAKDLEAFMRLPIDVPGHGEAGGYEHNRHKQNYTYMNLAGRMFLITKEQKYADFVTELLEEYANKYLTFDYHVQKNTNPTGRLFHQILNEHCWLMFSSLAYSCVASTLTQEQRDNIESRIFEPMLEMFTVKYAHDFDRIHNHGIWAVAAVGICGLALGKREYLEMSVYGIDRNDTGGFLAQVSQLFAPSGYYMEGPYYHRYAIRPTCVFAEVIHRHMPEVDIYNYKGGVIGNTVQAMLATAYPNGEFPALNDASRTMGITDMGVQVAVSVYSKHYSSENGVDQNILGMAKIQDAVWMHPCGLELSKAYEAASAEKEIGMPFWPSVELNEGPQGHNGAQGFIRMQDKKGDVSQLVMNYGQHGMGHGNFDTLGISFFNRGQEVLREYGFCRWVNVEPKFGGRYLDENKSYARQTIAHNAVTIDEKCQNNFDVERADSVHGLPHFFKVEDDQINGMSAFANDHYQGFDMQRSVFMLNLEELESSLLLDLYRLDSEKGGEGEHQYDYSHQYQGQIVRTNFEYQANKELNTLGDDFGYQHLWNVASGEVKGTALVSWLQNNTYYTWLGATSNDKAEVIFTRTGANDPSFNLRSEPAFILRSKGETTLFASVVETHGYFNEEFEQSVSARGVVKDIKVVAHTNIGSVVEITTEKSNVTVMISNQLGATDSTEHKVELNGKVYSWTGFYSVETILNPELASTAEQGK